A single region of the Cinclus cinclus chromosome 10, bCinCin1.1, whole genome shotgun sequence genome encodes:
- the LOC134047914 gene encoding LOW QUALITY PROTEIN: uncharacterized protein LOC134047914 (The sequence of the model RefSeq protein was modified relative to this genomic sequence to represent the inferred CDS: inserted 2 bases in 1 codon; substituted 1 base at 1 genomic stop codon), which produces MERKRNFWLKSKATPNSTENDALVTDHLIHHELRLKRCSDNFGALGVVFIPWNLAIPDSLESGIWGRLGLAGSCCIRLDVQGFARRMFSIPNRIWGFARGGDGGRNQLLGLDLHPGVMALSXALSISAAGSRSLCRNGAPWIWQLLGGCARDVWECWSLVAGLTAIVCLLHSPKLKVLSSSQIQTMVTAAFYVNNDLIMISXFVYCKLRNQKEFPSSSSTATLSTATVSRGGHRAQKKRGGTSTAAKKKRHEILPLHLHICTANKSDLKSTADVIFQLICLCVIPGSPSLRNLGTVWIVGCGALSVTAPCQLLLRDQQHNPEIPRYNVNSYLFSHPGTSFDLHCCEMKFKPFLTLSGHLKGSTALPQRNSVHNPSPWTLSLILCKASECSCQNPCAFLFQNSPDLIEMPGFVCACLLLGSRFPQLHKNLSGFFLGVCTEGTFCLLFALAMLGNCTRGLRLVLKVPKPKSSQVLCFVHHLPWLTWSFGVLFLDIFVSFSCHS; this is translated from the exons atggaaagaaagaggaatttCTGGCTGAAGAGCAAAGCGACTCCTAATTCTACAGAGAATGATGCTCt TGTCACTGACCACCTCATCCACCACGAGCTCAGACTAAAACGCTGCAGTGATAATTTTGGAGCGTTAG GGGTTGTGTTTATTCCCTGGAATCTGGCAATTCCTGATTCCCTGGAATCTGGAATCTGGGGGAGATTGGGGCTGGCTGGGAGTTGCTGCATCCGCCTGGATGTGCAGGGCTTTGCACGGAGGATGTTCAGCATCCCTAACCGGATTTGGGGATTTGCACGGGGTGGGGACGGAGGCAGAAATCAGCTCCTGGGATTGGATCTCCATCCAGGAGTGAtggctctgag tgctctcagcatctccgcagcagggagcaggagcttgTGCAGGAATGGAGCGCCCTGGAtttggcagctcctgggaggaTGTGCCAGGGATGTGTGGGAGTGCTGGAGCCTTGTCGCAGGGCTCACTGCCATTGTCTGCCTGCTGCACTCCCCTAAGTTGAAAGTCTTAAGCAGTTCTCAGATTCAAACA atggtcactgctgctttttatgTGAACAATGACCTGATTATGATTTCATGATTTGTTTACTGTAAGCTCAGGAATCAGAAG GAATTCCCCAGCAGTTCCTCCACTGCCAccctcagcactgccacagtGAGCAGGGGTGGGCACAGAGCCCAGAAAAAAAGAGGTGGAACTTCCACTGCTGCCAAGAAAAAGAGACATGAAATTCTACCTTTGCATTTGCATATTTGTACTGCAAACAAAAGTGACCTCAAATCAACAGCAGATGTTATTTTTCAGCTAATTTGTTTGTGTGTCATTCCAGGCAGTCCCAGCCTAAGGAATTTGGGCACAGTCTGGATTGTGGGGTGTGGAGCTCTGAGTGTCACTGCCCCCtgtcagctgctcctcagggatCAACAGCACAATCCAGAAATCCCAAGGTATAATGTCAATTCTTaccttttttcccat CCTGGCACCAGTTTTGATCTGCATTGTTGTGAGATGAAGTTTAAGCCCTTCCTCACCCTCTCTGGCCATCTGAAGGGCAGCACTGCATTGCCTCAAAGGAATTCTGTCCACAACCCCAGCCCCTGGACTCTCAGTTTAATCCTCTGCAAAGCCTCAGAGTGTTCTTGCCAAAATCcatgtgcttttcttttccagaactCTCCTGATCTGATTGAAATGCCAGGCTTCGTTTGTGcctgcctgctcctgggcagcagatTCCCTCAGCTCCATAAAAAcctgagtgggttttttttg GGAGTATGCACGGAAGGCACCTTTTGCCTGCTCTTTGCCTTGGCCATGTTGGGAAACTGCACCCGTGGACTGAGACTTGTTCTAAAGGTGCCAAAACCCAAATCCTCCCAGGTCCTCTGCTTTGTTCACCACCTTCCCTGGCTCACTTGGAGCTTTGGAGTTTTGTTCCTTGACATTTTTGTATCATTTTCCTGTCACAGCTAA